The following nucleotide sequence is from Sulfolobales archaeon.
GCCCTCTTCGCTTCGAAGATGCTTGGTGATGATCAGAAGCTAGGGATCGAGAGAAACAGCTGGGCTGTTATGCGGCCTGCTACAAAGCTAATACTATATGAAATGCTGAAGATGGGAAAATATAGCTTTCTTGTTTCTTTTAGATGTTTCTGAGGATTAGATCTGTTGTTTGAACCACTATTGGGGCGAGTATCGTTAGGATCACTCCATTAGATATTGCTATGAATGAGTATTCCTTCCCTAGATACGATATATATACAGGTAATGTGTTATCCATAGTAGTTACTCCACCATATGCTATTAGCGATGCCGATCTAGTTATTCTGCTTAGCACGGGGATCACGATATATGTTAGAGCTTCTCTAAAATAGTTTTGGAGGAACGAGTATAGAGATGCCTCCTCACCATATGCTGTGTAGGCATACCCTGCTATATAGCTATACCAACCCATCGCTAGTGATGAGGATATAGAGAACCTTATACCGAATATATATTGAATAGCCATGCCAGACACAAGGCTCCCTATAATTGTCCCCACCCATATATACCAGTATTTTGGAGCCATGTAGATAGATCTCTTGACATACTCTCTATCTGTGCCAAGCTCCACACATACAGAATATATCAGCACTATTAGAAGTATGTTCGAAACAAGCGATATATATTGCTTATCAACCGCAAGCCCTGCTATAGCACCGAGAGACGTTGAAGCTATAAAGGCTATGAGGACGATGATAGGGAAAAGGGGTTTGGAGACAGAGCTAGAGGTATTGGTCTGAGTATCTAGAGGGGCTCCAGAGATCCTCTCCAGAAGTGCTGAAAATGCTACGCTGAGAAACCCGCTTAATAGGGCGGCGATTATAGATAGAAATATATAGGGTGTTGATGTATATTCATAACGAGTAATTGAAGATCCGCCGGAGAATCCTAGAACAGCTACTAAAAGGATCACAGAGATCCTAAATAGAGGTGAAACAACCCTTTTAACAGATCTTTCATAGCTGCTTAGCATATAACCACTTAACATACCTAGAACTATAGCTAGCAATACAGCTATAAGTAGATCTATGTTTGCTAGCAACTAAGCTCGAGAGAGATATATTAAAACAAGGTATAAAAATATTTTCTATTCATAGCAAGGTAGCGAATTCAATATCTTCTCTAACCATTTACCTACTATTCATAATAATACCCTAAATAACCCTAGCAAGTGCTTCTACCTATCATATAGCGGCCTTCATTCATTTAATGACTAATGCTATACACTCTTCTTTATCTAATCTCGGTTCATAGGTGTGGATAGTCTTTGTACTAGATATCCGCCTCCCCTAGTAAAGGTTTAATACTAATCATTAATAAACCTAGATGTAAATTAAGTAGTAAGTGGGGATAATGGAGTATTTTTAATACTATTTGTGGAGGGGTTATATATACTTATATATTTTAGTGTATTGTATTTTATGCATTGAGATATAGATAGATAAATATGGATACAAAGAAGTATAAACTAATATTATTGATGCCACAGCATGCCTTGAACGAATTTATTTTTATTTATAATTACACATATTATTCTGGGTGGTAGTATCTCCTCCTCTTCTTCAAGGCCTCAAATAGCTAAGGGGCTTGAAGGAATATATATTATGGAGACAAGGCTTAGCTATATAGATGGTATTAATTCACGGCTCTACTATCTAGGATATAGAATTGAGGATCTCGTTGCATTCTCAAGCTATGAGGAGGTTGCATTTCTACTATACTTCTACAGGCTACCTAGGAAAGAGGAGTTTGAATTGTTCAAAGGCTTTCTCTATGAGTCTAGGGCGATTCCTGCTGATGTGGTTGAGCTTATTAGGAAGATGGTTTCTAGAAGGGCGCATCCAATGGATATCCTTAGGACAGCTGTTTCATACCTAGCTATATTCGATCCAGAGTTGGGTGTGGGGGGTAGGGAGGCCAATATAAGGAAGGCTATTAGGCTGCTTGCGAGGGTTCCCACGATAGTGGCCACGATCTATAGGCTCTCTAGAGGTTTGGAGCCTATAGAGCCTAGAGAGGATCTAAGGCATGCTGAGAACTTCCTATATATGATGCATGGAAAGATCCCAACCGAGTTCGAGACAAAGGTTATGGACACGATCTTCATATTACATGCGGAGCACGGTATGAATGCATCTTCATTCGCATCTATAGTAA
It contains:
- a CDS encoding lysine exporter LysO family protein, whose protein sequence is MLANIDLLIAVLLAIVLGMLSGYMLSSYERSVKRVVSPLFRISVILLVAVLGFSGGSSITRYEYTSTPYIFLSIIAALLSGFLSVAFSALLERISGAPLDTQTNTSSSVSKPLFPIIVLIAFIASTSLGAIAGLAVDKQYISLVSNILLIVLIYSVCVELGTDREYVKRSIYMAPKYWYIWVGTIIGSLVSGMAIQYIFGIRFSISSSLAMGWYSYIAGYAYTAYGEEASLYSFLQNYFREALTYIVIPVLSRITRSASLIAYGGVTTMDNTLPVYISYLGKEYSFIAISNGVILTILAPIVVQTTDLILRNI
- a CDS encoding citrate synthase/methylcitrate synthase, whose product is MAKGLEGIYIMETRLSYIDGINSRLYYLGYRIEDLVAFSSYEEVAFLLYFYRLPRKEEFELFKGFLYESRAIPADVVELIRKMVSRRAHPMDILRTAVSYLAIFDPELGVGGREANIRKAIRLLARVPTIVATIYRLSRGLEPIEPREDLRHAENFLYMMHGKIPTEFETKVMDTIFILHAEHGMNASSFASIVTASTLSDIYSAVVSGIATLKGPLHGGAAEAAYYQFKEIGDPENVEPWVKEALKTKRRIMGMGHRVYKSYDPRAKIMKELDAEIASKYGGEPEKLYRIAVKLEEVALREFAAMGRTDIQPNVDFYTPIAYTALKIPPELFTAVFAASRTVGWTAKVIEYTADNRLIRPLDYYVGELDKKYIPINER